The following proteins are encoded in a genomic region of Triticum dicoccoides isolate Atlit2015 ecotype Zavitan chromosome 1B, WEW_v2.0, whole genome shotgun sequence:
- the LOC119310201 gene encoding non-classical arabinogalactan protein 31-like, with the protein MVSISFKIHGAVAALLLGSLLLCSGASMDEPAAAYKHVAPALSPSSYPPTPAPVPIQPVIIVQGLIYCKSCNLRGYNAGMDGSPLANATAKLVCYGSKSGYRVLNMTSTATDENGYFLVMVYDLAMFSRRSCRVYLRTSPTLLCDAPFLPADASLGIVLKREEVRPSSPVGVRGVYSARTALMYAPRKVAKCPAYC; encoded by the exons ATGGTGTCCATCAGCTTCAAGATCCATGGAGCCGTTGCTGCTCTTCTCCTGGGCTCCCTCCTCCTCTGTTCTGGTGCGTCCATGGACGAACCGGCCGCTGCTTACAAGCACGTCGCTCCAGCTCTGTCGCCTTCGTCCTACCCCCCGACGCCGGCGCCGGTGCCGATCCAGCCGGTGATCATCGTCCAGGGTCTCATCTACTGCAAGTCCTGCAACCTCCGCGGCTACAACGCCGGCATGGACGGCTCGCCTCTCGCCA ACGCGACGGCGAAGCTGGTGTGCTACGGGAGCAAGAGCGGGTACAGGGTGCTCAACATGACGAGCACGGCGACGGACGAGAACGGCTACTTCCTGGTGATGGTGTACGATCTGGCCATGTTCAGCCGGCGCAGCTGCCGGGTGTACCTCCGCACCTCGCCCACGCTGCTCTGCGACGCGCCCTTCCTCCCCGCCGACGCCTCGCTGGGGATCGTCCTCAAGAGGGAGGAGGTGAGGCCGTCGTCGCCGGTGGGCGTGCGCGGCGTCTACAGCGCCAGGACCGCGCTCATGTACGCGCCGCGCAAGGTTGCCAAGTGCCCGGCCTACTGCTGA
- the LOC119350715 gene encoding nuclear transcription factor Y subunit C-3-like, with the protein MRLPSPYSGVFRGGSTARTGPHALPLARIKKIMKRSARDGSGGDGAGARMISCEAPVVFSRACELFVAELTRAAWDATLEGRRRTVHAEDVAAAIRDTNVFDFLVDVVKAGPSDDGVNAGDGEGSVGPAVGVQGGMQGRRL; encoded by the coding sequence ATGAGGCTGCCGAGCCCGTACTCGGGGGTGTTCAGGGGCGGGTCGACTGCGAGGACGGGGCCGCACGCGCTGCCGCTGGCGCGGATCAAGAAGATCATGAAGCGGTCGGCGCGggacggcagcggcggcgacggcgccgggGCCAGGATGATCTCGTGCGAGGCGCCGGTGGTGTTCTCCAGGGCGTGCGAGCTGTTCGTCGCCGAGCTGACGCGCGCCGCCTGGGACGCCACGCTTGAGGGCCGGCGCCGGACCGTGCACGCCGAGGACGTCGCCGCCGCCATCAGGGACACCAACGTCTtcgacttcctcgtcgacgtcgTCAAGGCCGGGCCGAGTGACGATGGTGTCAATGCTGGGGACGGTGAAGGCAGCGTCGGGCCGGCCGTAGGTGTCCAGGGCGGCATGCAGGGTCGTAGGTTGTGA